The following nucleotide sequence is from Halobacillus mangrovi.
AATATGGGTGATAGCCCTTGTGGAGAAAGGGGTTTGCGGGCAAGAATTTTTATTTATGGTGCTGAATTTTATAAGGCAGCAGGAGAATTTATTCCCTTTAACAAAGACACTGCCTGGATAATCCCCATTAAGGTTTGTCCAATCTTTGAATTTGAAATTAGAGTTACACGTCTCTTGGTGACTCATTTTATTTCTTATATAGAAGAAAAATTTAAAATGACCAAGAACATTCATTTTGAATAAGTTATAGATATGTAAAAAACATAACCAACCACTAAATATGGATAGTGGTGATTATGTTTCTACGCTTTTACGCAGTGCCGTTGTCGTTGTTAACTTCCACTAGCTGCTCTTGAAGAACTCTGACTCTGAAGGTGAGCGTCATTTTCTCTACCATATGGTGGAAAAAGCCCTCATCGACAGGACTGTCGTCGCCATATCCACCGTTTATAGATTTACGATCTGTGGCCTCATCCCATTCGATAATGTCATGAGATACGAGTTCACAAAATGGCAGGTCGTTATAATACCCAGTACTTGCTTGGTGGAACTGTGAGATGTCACTAGATAAAAACTTATCTTTTTCAGGGAAGCCTTTACCTAAATCTTGAGCTCTGAAGAAATCGAATTCACTTCTTGTATTGGTTACAGGCAAGATTGCATCTACTTCTAACGTAACTTGTGTGAAGCATTTAAAAGGAATCTTTACTGTTAATGACTTCAACTCAGCCGATACGCATTCACCTTTGTCATTATGACAAGGAGAGGCGTATTGAATGTTTTTACGTACATATCCCTCAAGGAACAATGGAAAAGGTCCTACTGAAGATGGATCCGTTGGTCTTGCCACTCGAGTCATCAGACGGCATTGAGTAATAATGACTCTTTTCTTAATATCCTTAATTTCCATAACTGGATGAGGGAATTTGATATCAGCAACTAGATGAGTCGTAACATCATAAGTCCCCAATTTTACAGGCACTCTGATTTGACGGGTATCCGTTATGGCTGTTTCAGCATCTCGACTGCTCATGCACTGTTCAACTGAAGCAGACATACTAAGGTCTACACAATCATGATGATTATCTTTTTTCATCAATTTTTTCCTCCTTTTGATTTAACCTCACTGTATTTTATGCATACCTGTCTACCATGCATGGTTAAATGAATCAGTATAAACGTGGATTTTTATGACAACTTTTAAAAAATGTCGATTTATAGACTAGATTCCATTTAACAGGCACATATTTAAAAAGTTTTTATTAGTACTTGCACACCCTCCCGCCCAATTCGCATAGGCTAGACCATCAGGAGGTCGATCAACATGTTAAAAAACAATATTTTTGCTGTAGATGTCGGAAACAGCTGGTATAAGGTCATCGCTTCTGACGATGGGGAATTGCTTGAATACCAGATGCCAAATGCCATTGCCTTATTTGATGAAGAATTTTATGAAAAACCCTACGATGAAGAAGATGTGGATTTCGAGGAAAATCTCATTGTTGAAATTAAAAGCCCGACCGTAGTTGACAGACGTGAAATTTATTACATCGGTAAAGCTGCGA
It contains:
- a CDS encoding CsxC family protein; this encodes MKKDNHHDCVDLSMSASVEQCMSSRDAETAITDTRQIRVPVKLGTYDVTTHLVADIKFPHPVMEIKDIKKRVIITQCRLMTRVARPTDPSSVGPFPLFLEGYVRKNIQYASPCHNDKGECVSAELKSLTVKIPFKCFTQVTLEVDAILPVTNTRSEFDFFRAQDLGKGFPEKDKFLSSDISQFHQASTGYYNDLPFCELVSHDIIEWDEATDRKSINGGYGDDSPVDEGFFHHMVEKMTLTFRVRVLQEQLVEVNNDNGTA